In Capillimicrobium parvum, a genomic segment contains:
- a CDS encoding isochorismatase family protein: MATTESNLQAMLDEVFAADSQLYQGRGFQRRVGFGQRPALVHIDLANAWTRPGHAFSCDDMDDQIIPAVQRLNEAARPKGIPIVYTTTAFEVTEGPNSDMGIWNRKIPLEELKVGTEGVQIDDRIAPLEGELVITKKRASAFHGTNLSSYLTAHRVDTIIVTGVTMAGCVRHTAEDGIAEGFAPIVVREAVGDRVPGVVEWNLFDIDAKFGDVEPLDTVVGYLENLKVDRGPR; this comes from the coding sequence ATGGCAACGACCGAGAGCAACCTCCAGGCGATGCTGGACGAGGTGTTCGCCGCCGACTCCCAGCTGTACCAGGGACGCGGGTTCCAGCGCCGCGTCGGGTTCGGGCAGCGGCCGGCGCTCGTCCACATCGACCTCGCGAACGCGTGGACCCGTCCCGGCCACGCCTTCAGCTGCGACGACATGGACGACCAGATCATCCCGGCCGTCCAGCGGCTCAACGAGGCGGCACGCCCCAAGGGGATCCCGATCGTCTACACGACGACGGCGTTCGAGGTCACGGAGGGGCCCAACTCCGACATGGGGATCTGGAACCGCAAGATCCCGCTCGAGGAGCTGAAGGTCGGCACGGAGGGCGTGCAGATCGACGACCGCATCGCGCCGCTGGAGGGAGAGCTCGTCATCACGAAGAAGCGGGCGAGCGCCTTCCACGGCACGAACCTGTCGTCCTACCTGACGGCGCATCGGGTCGACACGATCATCGTGACGGGCGTGACCATGGCGGGCTGCGTGCGCCACACGGCCGAGGACGGGATCGCCGAGGGCTTCGCGCCCATCGTCGTCCGCGAGGCGGTCGGCGACCGCGTTCCGGGGGTGGTCGAGTGGAACCTGTTCGACATCGACGCGAAGTTCGGCGACGTCGAGCCGCTCGACACGGTCGTCGGGTACCTCGAGAACCTCAAGGTCGACCGCGGGCCGCGATGA
- a CDS encoding amidase translates to MTLSPQDLRRLVDEPASRAGVSAVELTDAVLARIDALQPVTNAYITVTSELARADARLVDERRAQGEPLGRLAGMPVALKDNIDVAGVPGTRGSDWFRGRVPDADAEVARRLRAAGAVIVGKTTLHEFAYGATTNNPHYGACRNPWDPERVPGGSSGGSGAALGADQCLAALGTDTGGSVRIPAALNNVSALRPTYGLVSNRGTFPISASLDTVGPMARAIEDVAHVFAAIAGYDRDDPWAIEHAYEDPLAWLDYGSPTLAGVRIGLPTTFFFDDVEPAIARNARAAGDVLAGLGAELREIDVPGADHAVDAATQLIRAEALALHRERLDADPGRFGEDVRRRLELGHAISGADVAEAIVRMREWRVRMLRVFDDVDILLTPTTNATAPRIDDAEMIATTAQLTRFTYAWSLAWMPAVSVPSGLDCSGLPTGVQLAAAPYRDAVALRCGHALQQVTDWHRARPPV, encoded by the coding sequence GTGACGCTGTCGCCGCAGGACCTGCGCCGGCTCGTCGACGAGCCGGCGAGCCGGGCCGGGGTCTCCGCGGTGGAGCTGACCGACGCCGTGCTCGCCCGCATCGACGCGCTGCAGCCGGTCACGAACGCCTACATCACCGTGACGAGCGAGCTGGCGCGCGCGGACGCCCGCCTTGTCGACGAGCGCCGCGCGCAGGGCGAGCCGCTCGGCCGCCTCGCCGGGATGCCGGTCGCGCTGAAGGACAACATCGACGTGGCCGGCGTGCCGGGCACCCGGGGCTCGGACTGGTTCCGCGGCCGGGTGCCGGACGCCGACGCCGAGGTCGCGCGGCGGCTGCGCGCCGCGGGCGCCGTGATCGTCGGCAAGACGACCCTGCACGAGTTCGCCTACGGCGCGACGACGAACAACCCGCACTACGGGGCCTGCCGCAACCCCTGGGATCCCGAGCGCGTGCCCGGCGGCTCGAGCGGCGGCTCGGGCGCGGCGCTGGGCGCCGACCAGTGCCTGGCCGCGCTCGGCACGGACACGGGCGGCTCCGTGCGGATCCCGGCGGCGCTGAACAACGTCAGCGCCCTCCGGCCGACCTACGGGCTCGTCAGCAACCGCGGCACGTTCCCGATCAGCGCCTCGCTGGACACGGTCGGCCCGATGGCGCGCGCGATCGAGGACGTCGCCCACGTGTTCGCCGCCATCGCCGGCTACGACCGCGACGACCCGTGGGCGATCGAGCACGCCTACGAGGACCCGCTCGCGTGGCTCGACTACGGCTCGCCCACCCTCGCCGGGGTGCGCATCGGGCTCCCGACGACGTTCTTCTTCGACGACGTCGAGCCCGCCATCGCGCGCAACGCGCGGGCCGCCGGCGACGTGCTGGCCGGCCTCGGCGCCGAGCTGCGCGAGATCGACGTGCCCGGGGCCGACCATGCCGTCGACGCGGCGACGCAGCTCATCCGCGCCGAGGCGCTCGCCCTGCATCGCGAGCGCCTCGACGCCGACCCCGGGCGGTTCGGCGAGGACGTGCGCCGCCGGCTGGAGCTCGGGCACGCCATCTCCGGCGCGGACGTCGCGGAGGCGATCGTGCGCATGCGCGAGTGGCGGGTGCGGATGCTGCGCGTCTTCGACGACGTGGACATCCTGCTGACGCCGACCACGAACGCCACGGCGCCGCGCATCGACGACGCGGAGATGATCGCGACGACCGCCCAGCTGACCCGGTTCACCTACGCGTGGAGCCTGGCCTGGATGCCGGCGGTCTCGGTGCCGAGCGGCCTCGACTGCAGCGGCCTGCCGACCGGGGTTCAGCTCGCCGCGGCGCCGTACCGCGACGCCGTCGCGCTGCGCTGCGGACACGCGCTGCAGCAGGTCACCGACTGGCACCGGGCGCGCCCGCCGGTGTGA
- a CDS encoding HpcH/HpaI aldolase/citrate lyase family protein — MTDWNDQLLRSLLFVPGSDERKLKKVGTFGADAIVIDLEDAVADDRKVEARAITRAAVPTYGAGQAVVVRVNSLQFGTLEEDIAAVVAEGLDAIMVPKIEDTESLRVADAALAKAEAAAGLDAGAVRVLALIETPLGLTRCEEILAAAPERVHTAVFGAGDFTTELGVDLTADATEILYARSRLVVAARAAGLAAPVDGPWLRLQDMEGLEADCVRSRGLGFQGRVTVYPPQVDPVQRGYSALSDEDAARNRRIVEAFEEAEAQGVASLRVDGLFVDYPIYRLARDRIRRYDAWLATTTEATA, encoded by the coding sequence GTGACCGACTGGAACGACCAACTTCTGCGCTCCCTGCTGTTCGTCCCCGGCAGCGACGAGCGCAAGCTCAAGAAGGTGGGGACGTTCGGCGCCGACGCGATCGTCATCGACCTCGAGGACGCCGTCGCCGACGACCGCAAGGTCGAGGCCCGGGCCATCACCCGCGCCGCCGTCCCCACCTACGGCGCGGGCCAGGCCGTCGTCGTCCGCGTCAACTCGCTCCAGTTCGGCACGCTCGAGGAGGACATCGCCGCGGTCGTCGCCGAGGGGCTCGACGCGATCATGGTGCCGAAGATCGAGGACACCGAGTCGCTGCGCGTCGCCGACGCCGCGCTGGCGAAGGCGGAGGCGGCGGCCGGCCTCGACGCGGGCGCCGTCCGCGTCCTCGCGCTCATCGAGACGCCGCTCGGCCTCACCCGCTGCGAGGAGATCCTCGCCGCCGCGCCGGAGCGCGTGCACACCGCGGTGTTCGGCGCCGGCGACTTCACGACCGAGCTCGGCGTGGATCTCACCGCCGACGCCACGGAGATCCTCTACGCGCGGTCGCGCCTCGTCGTGGCCGCGCGCGCGGCCGGGCTCGCGGCGCCCGTCGACGGCCCCTGGCTGCGCCTGCAGGACATGGAGGGCCTCGAGGCCGACTGCGTGCGCTCGCGCGGGCTCGGCTTCCAGGGCCGCGTCACCGTCTACCCGCCGCAGGTCGATCCGGTCCAGCGCGGCTACTCGGCGCTCAGCGACGAGGACGCGGCCCGCAACCGCCGCATCGTCGAGGCCTTCGAGGAGGCCGAGGCCCAGGGCGTTGCGTCCCTGCGCGTCGACGGCCTGTTCGTCGACTACCCGATCTACCGCCTCGCGCGCGACCGCATCCGCCGCTACGACGCCTGGCTGGCGACCACGACGGAGGCAACCGCATGA
- a CDS encoding GntR family transcriptional regulator → MVSAHRSVTKTEVAFRTLRQEIENGRYHPGEHLRVAELMTELGMSPTPIREALRLLQAEGLVIHHPHRGMAVAEYSPEDAEEVYRLRVLLEPLATEQAVRQASDEQIAEMRRLHDELAAALADDSRTDAAELNAAWHRAIWTASDSRYLQEFIARLWQAIPMRAVWLTGRAGLSFAQHERVMTAIERRDAAAAAACMREHIEIGALSTVEHLRTLGRASGGGGPA, encoded by the coding sequence ATGGTGTCCGCCCACCGATCAGTCACCAAGACCGAAGTCGCCTTCCGCACGCTGCGCCAGGAGATCGAGAACGGGCGCTATCACCCGGGCGAGCACCTGCGGGTGGCCGAGCTCATGACCGAGCTCGGGATGAGCCCCACCCCGATCCGCGAGGCGCTGCGGCTGCTGCAGGCCGAGGGGCTCGTCATCCATCACCCCCACCGCGGGATGGCCGTCGCCGAGTACTCGCCCGAGGACGCCGAGGAGGTCTACCGGCTGCGGGTCCTGCTCGAGCCGCTGGCCACCGAGCAGGCCGTCCGGCAGGCGAGCGACGAGCAGATCGCCGAGATGCGCCGCCTGCACGACGAGCTGGCCGCCGCCCTCGCCGACGACTCGCGCACCGATGCCGCCGAGCTCAACGCGGCCTGGCACCGCGCGATCTGGACCGCGAGCGACTCGCGCTATCTCCAGGAGTTCATCGCGCGCCTCTGGCAGGCGATCCCCATGCGCGCGGTGTGGCTGACCGGCCGTGCCGGCCTGTCGTTCGCGCAGCACGAGCGGGTCATGACCGCCATCGAGCGCCGCGACGCCGCCGCGGCGGCCGCCTGCATGCGCGAGCACATCGAGATCGGGGCGCTGTCGACGGTCGAGCACCTGCGCACGCTGGGACGCGCGAGCGGCGGCGGCGGGCCCGCGTGA
- a CDS encoding ornithine cyclodeaminase family protein: MSGPPTAPGDLRYLCRQDVASVLPGTLEQLDIVEQTYLAMAEGRVEQPPKPGIHPRPDAFIHAMPVYLADEDVAAMKWVSGYPENRSRGLPYISGLVIVNDPATGVPLAIMDAVEITAARTAAASGVCIRRWAPPGWRRAAILGCGEQGRYHAKLLRALNPEVRIAAWDPDASRVAAMPGPVEAAGDPHAAVDGADVVVTCAPIVEEAQATLTSAGSGAPRLLLPIDFDASIGAALVRAADLLVVDDVTQFEYYRDRGHFRDWPAPDLSTGEALRDGRGGTSVVCCNLGVGALDAAFASHALRAADREEAFITLPR; the protein is encoded by the coding sequence GTGAGCGGCCCGCCGACGGCGCCCGGTGACCTGCGCTACCTGTGCCGGCAGGACGTCGCGTCGGTCCTGCCCGGGACGCTGGAGCAGCTCGATATCGTCGAGCAGACGTACCTCGCGATGGCCGAGGGCCGGGTCGAGCAGCCGCCGAAGCCGGGGATCCACCCGCGGCCGGACGCGTTCATCCACGCGATGCCGGTCTACCTGGCCGACGAGGACGTCGCGGCGATGAAGTGGGTCTCCGGGTACCCGGAGAACCGCAGCCGCGGGCTGCCCTACATCTCCGGCCTCGTGATCGTCAACGACCCGGCGACCGGCGTCCCCCTGGCGATCATGGACGCGGTGGAGATCACCGCGGCGCGGACCGCGGCGGCCAGCGGCGTCTGCATCCGCCGCTGGGCGCCGCCCGGCTGGCGCCGCGCCGCGATCCTGGGGTGCGGCGAGCAGGGGCGCTACCACGCGAAGCTGCTGCGGGCCCTGAACCCCGAGGTCCGCATCGCGGCCTGGGATCCCGACGCGAGCCGGGTCGCCGCGATGCCGGGTCCCGTGGAAGCGGCCGGCGATCCGCACGCGGCCGTCGACGGCGCCGACGTGGTCGTCACCTGCGCGCCCATCGTGGAGGAGGCGCAGGCCACCCTGACGTCCGCCGGGAGCGGCGCGCCGCGGCTGCTGCTGCCGATCGACTTCGACGCGAGCATCGGTGCGGCGCTCGTGCGGGCGGCCGACCTGCTGGTCGTCGACGACGTGACGCAGTTCGAGTACTACCGCGACCGGGGCCACTTCCGCGACTGGCCGGCGCCGGACCTGAGCACGGGCGAGGCCCTGCGCGACGGGCGCGGCGGCACGAGCGTCGTCTGCTGCAACCTCGGCGTCGGCGCGCTCGACGCCGCCTTCGCCAGCCACGCCCTCCGCGCGGCCGATCGCGAGGAGGCGTTCATCACCCTGCCGAGATGA
- a CDS encoding hydantoinase B/oxoprolinase family protein has translation MKRIGVDVGGTFTDLILVDEEAGRITVDKIASTPDDPSRAVVEGVNRLCERAGVPLPEIDGFLHGTTVATNIVLTNTGAETGMITTEGFRDIIHIARHKRPYNFSLQQELPWQSRPLVKRRHRLTVAERVTAPRGEVITPLDEDEARRQVRALRDAGVESIAVCLLHSYLNPDHERRIKEIVLEEHPEAYLSVSHEVLPLYREFERFSTVSLNAYVGPRVGRYVSRLDDVLEDAGFAHGVRLMQSSGGLTTVDRAAQRPVTLLMSGVVAGLLGGIWVGRMAGHANVVTLDMGGTSADIGVAAGGELRMRHLLDTKVGDYQAMVPMVDIDTIGAGGGSIAYVDDGGVFRVGPQSAGADPGPACYGRGGTAPTSTDAQLLLGRLRPERGLLGGDMHLDAGRAREAFEPLARELGMSVEEAALGALQIQRFGMTQAIELNSVRRGYDPRDFALVAAGGAGALFSCEIARELEIPTVLVPPHPGITSATGLLTTDLQHEFVATDRHALDDLDHARLQARIDEISGQAAQQLIDDGVPEDRRLVRLFVECRYAGQGYEVRCDAPSGAVDAAWADGMRTTFHAAHEAEYGHRFDAPIEIINLHAVGIGRIDELAWPQIEVGDGDPARARTLEREVVFDVEGAPQRVLTPFFDRDLLRAGDAISGPAVIEQYDSTTIVPPGFAARIDGCGNIVIATPVAAEAQAGSADAASALSTPILMRVIGGALSSIAKEMAGVLFRMSYSSIIRESEDLGAGLFDADGNVLAESDSTPMFMGAMPKIVKNVIGLLGDDIHEGDVIVHNDPYGGATHSPDLAIVVPIFFEGRLVGFSGASAHLLDIGGAFPGIAVDLVDRWSEGSIFQAVKLSEKGVRQESLWRHMLANMRTPTQNKGDLEAMIAACELARRRFLELLAKHGADTVLDAAEAWLDYSERMLRQEIAKLPDGVYETETGWLDDDGRNRGVKLPVKVKVIVEGDTLTFDLTGSSKAVPTGFNCPFEGTTLSAMSFIARMIFLDEEAYPVFVPQNEGMLRPVEVVAPHGSIFNPDFPHACFARFCQVQRAVDLVLRALAPVAPERVTAGNSAHLHFLSYSGFAEDTGEYWVYLEVNEGSYGGRHHRDGLDSVDSLIANTRNNPIEELEWRFPMRTERYELRDHEAAAGEWRGGIGVVRVNRFLVDTVVSCEGERHESDPPWGILGGHDGKNASVVKNPGTAGEEAWPAKITGYELAAGDAIEISTPSSGGFGDPLLRDPSRVLEDVLDGLTTIELAERDYGVVIDPDALAVDEQATAERRSVAAAATPS, from the coding sequence ATGAAGCGCATCGGGGTCGACGTCGGGGGCACGTTCACCGATCTGATCCTCGTCGACGAGGAGGCGGGGCGGATCACCGTCGACAAGATCGCGTCGACGCCCGATGACCCGTCGCGCGCGGTGGTCGAGGGCGTGAACCGGCTGTGCGAGCGGGCCGGCGTCCCGCTGCCGGAGATCGACGGCTTCCTGCACGGCACCACGGTGGCGACGAACATCGTCCTCACCAACACGGGCGCGGAGACCGGGATGATCACGACGGAGGGCTTCCGCGACATCATCCACATCGCCCGCCACAAGCGGCCGTACAACTTCTCGCTCCAGCAGGAGCTGCCGTGGCAGTCCCGGCCTCTGGTGAAGCGCCGTCATCGCCTCACGGTCGCCGAGCGGGTCACGGCGCCGCGCGGCGAGGTCATCACGCCGCTCGACGAGGACGAGGCGCGGCGCCAGGTGCGCGCCCTGCGCGACGCGGGCGTCGAGTCGATCGCCGTCTGCCTGCTGCACTCCTACCTCAACCCGGACCACGAGCGCCGGATCAAGGAGATCGTGCTCGAGGAGCACCCGGAGGCGTACCTCTCGGTCTCGCACGAGGTCCTCCCGCTCTACCGGGAGTTCGAGCGCTTCTCGACCGTGAGCCTCAACGCCTACGTCGGGCCCAGGGTCGGGCGCTACGTGTCCCGCCTGGACGACGTGCTGGAGGACGCCGGCTTCGCCCACGGCGTCCGGCTGATGCAGTCCTCCGGCGGCCTGACGACCGTCGACCGCGCCGCCCAGCGGCCCGTCACGCTGCTCATGTCCGGGGTCGTCGCCGGGCTCCTCGGCGGCATCTGGGTGGGGCGCATGGCCGGCCATGCGAACGTGGTGACGCTCGACATGGGCGGGACGTCGGCCGACATCGGCGTGGCGGCCGGCGGCGAGCTGCGCATGCGCCATCTGCTCGACACGAAGGTCGGCGACTACCAGGCGATGGTGCCGATGGTCGACATCGACACGATCGGCGCCGGCGGCGGGTCGATCGCGTACGTCGACGACGGCGGGGTGTTCCGCGTCGGGCCGCAGTCGGCGGGTGCCGATCCCGGTCCCGCCTGCTACGGGCGGGGCGGAACCGCTCCGACGTCGACGGACGCGCAGCTGCTGCTCGGCCGGCTGCGGCCCGAGCGCGGACTGCTGGGCGGCGACATGCACCTCGACGCCGGCCGGGCGCGCGAGGCGTTCGAACCGCTCGCGCGCGAGCTCGGCATGTCGGTGGAGGAGGCGGCGCTCGGCGCCCTGCAGATCCAGCGCTTCGGCATGACGCAGGCCATCGAGCTGAACTCCGTGCGCCGCGGATACGACCCGCGCGACTTCGCCCTGGTCGCCGCCGGCGGCGCGGGAGCGCTGTTCTCGTGCGAGATCGCGCGCGAGCTCGAGATCCCCACGGTCCTCGTCCCGCCGCACCCGGGCATCACCTCGGCGACCGGCCTGCTGACCACCGACCTCCAGCACGAGTTCGTCGCGACCGACCGACACGCGCTCGACGACCTCGACCATGCGCGGCTCCAGGCTCGCATCGACGAGATCTCCGGGCAGGCGGCGCAGCAGCTGATCGACGACGGCGTGCCGGAGGACCGGCGCCTCGTCCGGCTGTTCGTGGAGTGCCGCTACGCCGGCCAGGGCTACGAGGTCCGGTGCGACGCTCCGAGCGGCGCGGTCGACGCGGCCTGGGCCGACGGCATGCGCACGACGTTCCACGCGGCGCACGAGGCCGAGTACGGCCACCGGTTCGACGCGCCGATCGAGATCATCAACCTCCACGCGGTGGGGATCGGCCGGATCGACGAGCTCGCATGGCCGCAGATCGAGGTCGGCGACGGCGACCCCGCGCGGGCGCGGACGCTCGAGCGCGAGGTGGTGTTCGACGTGGAGGGCGCCCCGCAGCGCGTGCTGACGCCGTTCTTCGACCGCGACCTGCTGCGCGCCGGCGACGCGATCTCCGGCCCCGCCGTCATCGAGCAGTACGACTCCACGACGATCGTCCCACCCGGGTTCGCGGCGCGGATCGACGGCTGCGGCAACATCGTGATAGCCACGCCCGTCGCGGCGGAGGCGCAGGCCGGCTCCGCCGATGCCGCGTCGGCCCTGTCGACGCCGATCCTCATGCGCGTCATCGGCGGAGCGCTGTCGTCGATCGCCAAGGAGATGGCCGGCGTCCTGTTCCGGATGTCGTACTCGTCGATCATCCGCGAGTCGGAGGACCTCGGCGCCGGCCTGTTCGACGCGGACGGCAACGTGCTCGCCGAGTCGGACTCGACCCCGATGTTCATGGGCGCGATGCCGAAGATCGTCAAGAACGTCATCGGCCTCCTCGGCGACGACATCCACGAGGGCGACGTCATCGTCCACAACGACCCGTACGGGGGCGCCACGCACTCGCCGGACCTGGCGATCGTCGTCCCGATCTTCTTCGAGGGCCGGCTCGTCGGGTTCTCGGGGGCGTCCGCGCATCTGCTCGACATCGGCGGCGCCTTCCCGGGCATCGCGGTCGACCTGGTCGACCGCTGGTCGGAGGGCAGCATCTTCCAGGCGGTCAAGCTCTCGGAGAAGGGCGTCCGGCAGGAGAGCCTGTGGCGCCACATGCTGGCCAACATGCGCACGCCCACGCAGAACAAGGGCGACCTCGAGGCGATGATCGCGGCGTGCGAGCTCGCCAGGCGCCGCTTCCTCGAGCTGCTCGCCAAGCACGGGGCGGACACGGTCCTCGACGCGGCGGAGGCGTGGCTGGACTACTCGGAGCGGATGCTGCGCCAGGAGATCGCCAAGCTCCCCGACGGCGTCTACGAGACCGAGACCGGCTGGCTCGACGACGACGGCCGCAACCGCGGCGTGAAGCTCCCCGTCAAGGTCAAGGTGATCGTCGAGGGCGACACGCTGACGTTCGACCTCACCGGATCCTCGAAGGCGGTGCCGACCGGGTTCAACTGCCCGTTCGAGGGTACGACGCTGTCGGCGATGTCGTTCATCGCGCGGATGATCTTCCTCGACGAGGAGGCCTATCCCGTCTTCGTCCCGCAGAACGAGGGCATGCTGCGCCCGGTCGAGGTGGTCGCGCCGCACGGGTCGATCTTCAACCCGGACTTCCCGCATGCGTGCTTCGCGCGCTTCTGCCAGGTCCAGCGCGCGGTCGACCTCGTGCTGCGGGCGCTGGCGCCGGTCGCACCGGAGCGCGTCACGGCGGGCAACTCGGCGCACCTGCACTTCCTGTCGTACTCGGGGTTCGCGGAGGACACCGGCGAGTACTGGGTCTACCTGGAGGTCAACGAGGGCTCCTACGGCGGGCGCCACCACCGCGACGGCCTCGACTCGGTGGACTCGCTGATCGCGAACACGCGCAACAACCCCATCGAGGAGCTCGAGTGGCGCTTCCCGATGCGGACCGAGCGCTACGAGCTGCGCGACCACGAGGCGGCCGCCGGCGAGTGGCGCGGCGGCATCGGCGTCGTCCGCGTCAACCGCTTCCTGGTCGACACGGTGGTCAGCTGCGAGGGCGAGCGCCACGAGTCCGATCCGCCCTGGGGCATCCTCGGGGGCCACGACGGCAAGAACGCGTCGGTCGTCAAGAACCCCGGGACGGCGGGCGAGGAGGCGTGGCCGGCGAAGATCACCGGCTACGAGCTCGCCGCCGGCGACGCCATCGAGATCAGCACGCCGAGCTCCGGCGGCTTCGGCGATCCGCTGCTGCGCGATCCGTCGCGCGTCCTGGAGGACGTCCTCGACGGCCTGACGACGATCGAGCTCGCCGAGCGCGACTACGGCGTCGTCATCGACCCCGATGCGCTCGCCGTCGACGAGCAGGCAACCGCCGAGCGCCGGAGCGTGGCGGCCGCCGCCACGCCATCGTGA
- a CDS encoding helix-turn-helix domain-containing protein: MQEPEAVAPNGAVVDVGAIVGLLRRKRGMSLDELATRSDLSPSFISAVERGKSDIALGRLARIAAVFGLDVASLLTYSSNTSRPRFLSSDDRTPVDRGEGVDYRRLRLPGVDFELITVTFEPRTAFRDALAHDGIDIVYVPVGSVVLDFDGVDYVMNAGDSGVWSGRTPHAFRNDTDSPAQLVAVVTDTVWDL; the protein is encoded by the coding sequence GTGCAGGAGCCGGAGGCCGTCGCGCCCAACGGCGCGGTCGTCGACGTCGGCGCCATCGTCGGCCTGCTGCGGCGCAAGCGCGGGATGAGCCTCGACGAGCTCGCGACGCGGTCCGACCTGTCGCCGTCGTTCATCAGCGCCGTCGAGCGCGGCAAGTCCGACATCGCCCTGGGCCGGCTCGCGCGCATCGCCGCGGTCTTCGGGCTCGACGTCGCGTCGCTGCTGACCTACTCGTCGAACACGTCCCGGCCGCGGTTCCTCAGCAGCGACGATCGCACGCCCGTCGACCGCGGGGAGGGCGTCGACTACCGCCGCCTGCGCCTTCCCGGCGTCGACTTCGAGCTCATCACGGTGACCTTCGAGCCGCGCACCGCGTTTCGCGACGCGCTCGCGCACGACGGCATCGACATCGTCTACGTGCCCGTCGGCAGCGTGGTCCTGGACTTCGACGGCGTCGACTACGTGATGAACGCGGGCGACAGCGGCGTGTGGTCCGGCCGCACCCCGCATGCCTTCCGCAACGACACGGATTCGCCCGCCCAGCTCGTCGCCGTGGTCACCGACACGGTCTGGGACCTCTGA
- a CDS encoding aspartate/glutamate racemase family protein yields the protein MPRVCVLVPFPFDETGLVNRRTQQESVVLGPDMEVTYKPLKAGPALYDSYHDYVLADLGMLEAGVEAAEEGFDAICIDTMSDSGANALRSVLDIPVIAPGKASFLTALMLGHKFSVLTQWDGWLALYKKGLQEYGLTHLCASMRSINVPPDVENLLGGKEEDVFPKLVEAGLRCVEDGADVICLGSTTMHQAHAHLVANLPVPVINPGPLTYKLAEALIGLGLTQSRTAYPRPNVEKLAVVRAMVAAAAEAQDAGTAY from the coding sequence ATGCCCCGCGTGTGTGTCCTCGTCCCCTTCCCCTTCGATGAGACGGGCCTCGTCAACCGGCGCACGCAGCAGGAGTCGGTCGTGCTCGGGCCGGACATGGAGGTCACGTACAAGCCGCTGAAGGCGGGACCGGCCCTCTACGACAGCTATCACGACTACGTGCTCGCCGACCTCGGGATGCTCGAGGCCGGCGTCGAGGCGGCCGAGGAGGGCTTCGACGCGATCTGCATCGACACGATGAGCGACTCGGGCGCCAACGCGCTGCGCTCCGTGCTCGACATCCCGGTGATCGCCCCCGGCAAGGCGTCGTTCCTCACCGCCCTGATGCTCGGGCACAAGTTCTCCGTCCTGACGCAGTGGGACGGCTGGCTGGCCCTCTACAAGAAGGGCCTGCAGGAGTACGGGCTCACCCATCTGTGCGCGTCGATGCGCTCGATCAACGTGCCCCCGGACGTGGAGAACCTGCTCGGCGGCAAGGAGGAGGACGTCTTCCCCAAGCTCGTCGAGGCCGGCCTGCGCTGCGTCGAGGACGGCGCCGACGTCATCTGCCTCGGATCCACGACCATGCATCAGGCGCATGCGCACCTCGTGGCGAACCTGCCGGTGCCGGTCATCAACCCCGGGCCGCTCACCTACAAGCTCGCCGAGGCGCTGATCGGCCTGGGCCTGACGCAGAGCCGCACGGCCTACCCCCGTCCGAACGTCGAGAAGCTCGCCGTCGTGCGGGCGATGGTGGCCGCCGCCGCGGAGGCGCAGGACGCCGGTACGGCGTACTGA